The genomic segment TTCATTTCACTTTTAACATTTCTGATCCCTTTTATGATTTCCATAATATAAGAGAATTGCCTTTCTATTTCAGGCCTTATTAATCTATCATCAACTTCCGGCCAGTTTTCTGTTATTAAATAACCTTTTTTTGTAGGTAAAAAGCTGTATATTTCTTCTGAAATAAAAGGCATAAAGGGATGTAATAACTTCATAGTCTGGGTTAAAACGTGGACCAAAACTGATTGGGCCGTTTTTTTATCTTTAACATTATCTCCATATAATCTAGGTTTAGTTATTTCTATATACCAGTCACAAAATTCATTCCATAAAAAATCATAAACTTCTTTTGCTCCATTACCTAACTCAAATCTTTCCAATTCTTTATTTACATTTTGGATAGTTGTATTTAATCTACTTAAAATCCATTTATCAGCTAAAGTTAAATTAGAATGGATGTCTAAATCTTCTATTTTAAAGTCCTGTAAATTCATGAGAACAAACCTTGCTGCATTCCAAATTTTATTAGCAAAGTTTCTACTATTTTCTACTTTATCTTCACTAAAGCGAATATCGTTTCCTGGGGCTATCCCAGTAATCAATGTAAATCTCAAGGTATCTGTACCATATTTATCGATTATATCTAATGGATCAACTCCATTACCTAAAGATTTACTCATTTTTCGCCCTTGGGCATCCCTCACTAATCCATGGATATAGACATATTCAAAGGGTCTTTGTTTTGTAAATTCAAGGGAAGTGAAGATCATTCGGGCAACCCAAAAGTATATGATATCATAACCTGTAACTAAAACAGATGTAGGGAAGTAACGTTGAAAATCAGGGGTATTATCTGGCCATCCTAATGTTGAAAAAGGCCAAAGAGCTGAGCTAAACCATGTATCTAATACATCTTCATCTTGTTTTAGATTTGTTCCTCCACACTTACCGCAAAGGGTAGGAGTTTCCCTCTCTACAATTATCTCTCCACATTCACAATACCAAGCTGGGATCCTATGTCCCCACCAAATTTGTCTAGAAATACACCAATCTCTGACATTTTCTACCCAATTCAAATATATTCTAGCAAACCTTTCAGGGATGAATTTTATTTCCCCTGATTTAACTTTTTCAATGGCAGGCTGAGCTAATGGTTTCATTTTAACAAACCATTGATCTGAATAATAGGGCTCTATAATTGTAGAACAACGTTCACAATGTCCAACACTGTGAAGATGATCTTCTACCTTTAACAAATAACCTAAATCCTCTAATTCTTTTATCAATTCCTTTCGGCATTGGAAACGATCCATACCTTGATAATGTAAAGCTTCACCTGTCATTTTCCCTTTTTCGTCAATTACTACAATTGAAGGCAAACCATGCCTTTTAGCAATTTCATGGTCATTGGGATCATGGGCTGGAGTTACCTTTACAGCACCAGTTCCAAATTCAGCATCGACATATTCATCGGCGACTATTGGCACTATTCTATTTGTAATTGGCAATATCACATTTTTA from the Anaerobranca californiensis DSM 14826 genome contains:
- a CDS encoding valine--tRNA ligase, encoding MEKVYDPKSFEEKWYNIWSEQQLFKPSGDKTKETFTIVIPPPNVTGALHMGHALDNTLQDILIRWKRMQGYDTLWVPGTDHAGIATQIKVEEHLKKEHDKTRHDLGREKFLDLVWKWKEEYHQRITSQLKKLGVSCDWSRERFTLDEGCSEAVKTVFVELYKRGLIYRGKYIINWCPRCQTALSDIEVEHIEKQGNLWHIKYPVENSDQYLVVATTRPETMLGDTGVAVNPKDERYRELIGKNVILPITNRIVPIVADEYVDAEFGTGAVKVTPAHDPNDHEIAKRHGLPSIVVIDEKGKMTGEALHYQGMDRFQCRKELIKELEDLGYLLKVEDHLHSVGHCERCSTIIEPYYSDQWFVKMKPLAQPAIEKVKSGEIKFIPERFARIYLNWVENVRDWCISRQIWWGHRIPAWYCECGEIIVERETPTLCGKCGGTNLKQDEDVLDTWFSSALWPFSTLGWPDNTPDFQRYFPTSVLVTGYDIIYFWVARMIFTSLEFTKQRPFEYVYIHGLVRDAQGRKMSKSLGNGVDPLDIIDKYGTDTLRFTLITGIAPGNDIRFSEDKVENSRNFANKIWNAARFVLMNLQDFKIEDLDIHSNLTLADKWILSRLNTTIQNVNKELERFELGNGAKEVYDFLWNEFCDWYIEITKPRLYGDNVKDKKTAQSVLVHVLTQTMKLLHPFMPFISEEIYSFLPTKKGYLITENWPEVDDRLIRPEIERQFSYIMEIIKGIRNVKSEMNVASKKDVEAIIVTKDKGVYKEIIDGEIYIKPLAGLKTLVVKEEQGEKIEKAVTLVVSAGEIFLPLSGLIDLEQEIQRLNKEIKNLDFEVERIQKKLENPGFVQKAPQAVIEKEKAKMEEYMRKRSKIIERLQELKG